The genome window AGCACGGCGAGAACACCGAGCACAGCCAGGGAGTTCCAGGACACGGCCTCGCCCGCTGTGGTAAGCTTGTACAGTGTTGTACCGGCGTTGATCGCTACAAAGGAGGGCGGGGCCACTCCTGTGGATCAGCCAGGGGGAATTCAGGTCAGTCAGTGAATACAAATCatacagcaaatcatttatagaCAGTCAGAAGGGATGGACATACTTACCAAGAAAGGTACCGAGGAAGAAAACCCCCAAAGGCACGTTGATGACAGGCGAGGTGATGTTGATGAACCAGTTGGGAAGGAAGGGGGTGATCCTCAGGAAGATGATGTAATTAATTAAATGATCTCGATGTTTGTCGACCTGCCAGCAAAAAGTGAATGTATAGTTAGTCATAAGCTTTACATTACCAATAAATATTATTTGTGAAGTCAGTATGAGGACCCTTGTCGTTCTCGCATCTCAAGTTACTAGTTAAGTACAAAaccagtatttatttttttattaaaccaGCTTCTGCCTCCATAATATAAAAAATTAAAATCTTCACATGGATTTACAGAACAGCCGTACTTTTAAACTGCATTCGTTTGGACAATCTTGCCTAATAATGaataaatattaatataattcgAAAGATCCCATACTGAAAATTCCTCTTTCCAACATAGCCTTTATAAACAATACATTGCAAGGCTCTTACCTGCTGGGACCATTTCTTTGCTCTCTCTGTGAGATATTTGTAGACAATGGGTCTGCCCACCAGATATGATAGCAAATAGCAAAAGGAAGCACCAAGACCAGAGCACTACCAACGGATAAAAAACAAAGCAGAAAAAAAATTGGTTACTTAGACACACATCTGTAACCTACTTATAAATATTGTCATactcttaaaataaaaaaggaaaaaacacaTTGTACCCAATTTTAAATGTAGCCTCTCCAAATACATTTATCTTCATCTTCCAACATTTAATTTGTATTCATAACTTTTAGCAGTGATGTTGAATAGTAGTTTCAAAGACAGGGCTGAGGAACCCCGTGTTGTCACCCATTATTGGTGCCCTTCCTGGTTGTTGCAACCAAAACAGAGTGGATGCAACAAATACACATGACATCCTGTTGTACTTCCGGAGGCTGCTTCCATATTGTTTTTCGTGACTTCACAGACTCTGATTTTGTGCGTTTGCCACATTTGAAGGTAGAACATTTCTTAAAAAATATTAGCACAGCCAATGCATAGGTATTGTTTAAGGACCTTCACACTGTAGTCTGCTCCAATGACGGCCGGATTAAAATGATGACTCCATTGACAAATATATTAAAGAAGTATGTTTATGAGACATGATCCGTTCTTGCAAAAGAGAGCATGTTGATCTACATCCCTACATACCAAAGTGTGTCTCGTGGAAACTATTTCAGTGCAAAGTTGCTCATACAATACAACATTTGTTTTTAATCCCACATTTCATACCACCCTTGCTTACTCACCAAGCAGACTAAGAAAAGAGCCAAGGGGAAAGGGTAAAGATATCCAGACAGGATGCTGAGGAAGATAGATCCTGGGATTGCAAATGTCTGGAGGCTGAAAGAAGCGTCAAGGTAAACGACTTTGCAAAACATTCAGTTATTTCTCAGGCAGACTACAAACTATCCCTGCAAACCAGACTGTTTTTGAAGATCCACATTTCATCAGGgtagttttaaaaacatcctcACCAGACAGATAAGATAAGTAGGTAGAAACATAGATTCTCAAAGGATACAAAATATATGTTGCGAAGTAGGCCACCAACACTTGGGAGTAGTATGTGTCTTTGTATTTAGACAGCACAGTACCCAAAGCCTTGGCATCCTCCATGTCTTTTGGTATCTTGATTTTCTCCATTTCATCACTGAAAAATACGAATTATAATCGTTAATCAAACATACTTCAcagaaaacatgttttattttttcacaatgcACATTCAGAACCCAATCGCTCAAACCGCTGCAGTTACCTCTGGATTTTGAGTATCATGTCAATGAGTAGCTCGACTTTCCATTGGATGACCTTACCTACTGAGTCTAAATAATGTTCTTTGACAATACTAGGGATGCATACCGGTATCCGGTATTACCGAAATACCAGTTACTGGTGGCTACGGTATACCGTATCGAAATCAGATCCGGTTTcgatactttttaaaaaaaaaaatatatatatatatatatatatatatatatatatatatatattaaagtgagtccgtggcccgtgatggcgggtgttataaattagattgcataatcgtttttcttcatattttatgtatttttcattgtttgttcaatactagaaaggtaaaagtcccacaaatgaactgtgatgggatttgttttctctcaccagtgaaggtaaatgttgattttaaagatgagatttgtttgtttgtgcaatGCCGAGATCTCATGACCATTATTCGATTATGTATTTGTTCTCTCGTCGAATCTCAGGTTTAACATTAATTATAACGGTCTGTTTGCATTGACAAGATGTGCTATTCACACGGCACACCTGATGGCGGGTGTTATAAAAGATATTCCATAAtcggttttcttcatatttttaatgtatttttcattgtttgttcagtactaaaaggtccaagaagtcccacaattgaatttaatattcatttgacatgttaactatatcgtaaagcgcttcatgggagtaattgtgg of Pseudochaenichthys georgianus chromosome 3, fPseGeo1.2, whole genome shotgun sequence contains these proteins:
- the tmem41b gene encoding transmembrane protein 41B, which translates into the protein MAKKRRERRDNDGVSSEQEEVKTEDSPVPKEVKHAEGGSARMSLLILVSIFTFAASVMYLVYRNFPELPDDEMEKIKIPKDMEDAKALGTVLSKYKDTYYSQVLVAYFATYIFLQTFAIPGSIFLSILSGYLYPFPLALFLVCLCSGLGASFCYLLSYLVGRPIVYKYLTERAKKWSQQVDKHRDHLINYIIFLRITPFLPNWFINITSPVINVPLGVFFLGTFLGVAPPSFVAINAGTTLYKLTTAGEAVSWNSLAVLGVLAVLSILPVCFQKKLQKKLE